The Etheostoma spectabile isolate EspeVRDwgs_2016 unplaced genomic scaffold, UIUC_Espe_1.0 scaffold00019465, whole genome shotgun sequence DNA segment ATCCACGGAAGGCTCTGGTTTTCCGGTTAAATGCCTAAATATCAACATTATGAACAAAGAAAGTTGCTCTGCAACCAAAATGAAGTTAttactacatttatttatatttcataaCACTACTGATAAACCCATCTTTCTACATTATGGGACCCCAGAGGTGTACGGATATAGGAGGGTAAGATGAAAGGAAGGATatttctttctctgtataaTGTCAAAGATAGAGACTAAATTCAGCTCAtttgtgaacaaaaaaaaaaaaaaaaaacagcaaaaagtgAGCGCTCTTAAAGGCAAGCGGAAGCAACAAAAGTCAGAGAGCCAATTCCTACTTTTCATCACATTCCCGTGTTCTTTTTATCTCCTCTTTCTTCAATATTCTTTTATTCTCAGCTTATTCTGTGCAGACGAGACAGGCAAACACAAACCCTTCCTGTTCCTCTAATAAGGCGGGTGACACGCGAGGACAGCTCGAGGTGTCAGACTCGGCATAAAGGTAATTACGGCTGCTGCAGCTCCACTCAGTGTCAGCCTTCAACCTAAAACAGTCCTGGAGGAAGAACTGGAGTGTTGCTGTTGAATATTATCCTCTACGATGAAACActgcagactgtgtgtgtgtggaaaagcTGTTCCATCCCTCCACACACCTGGGAGAAAGTGGTTTCTTGCAGGTGTGATGAGTTAGtctatttttaattatgtttgccCCCTTTCAACACCAGTCCATCTTTAAAATGGGGACAAGGAAACAATCCCTCAGGTGTAGCTTCTAGCACATTCAAGGTTAATTTAGCACCATGAGAAAACCTCCACACCGAAGGCTTACTACAGAGTTGAATGGTCGCACCTATAAGCAGGTAGGCATTTAAAACCGCTCATGCACAGAAGTTGAATGTAAGCATGTTGACtattttcacatttacagtCGTTAGTAAGTTAAAATACATTGCTGTAGTCTTCATAGTGCTATCTGTACAATGCAGCTGAACAGAAAATGGATGAAatgaatactgtacatattaaccTTCATTACGTTGCATGTCGTCTTGTGTTGTAACAGGGATAAAGCAAAGCAAAGTGCATTTATTGCTAGAGGTCATTCACTACAatcattgtttttaaatcttaaagAGTCTTTGTCAGAAACATTAACAGCAAGCATTAAAACCACATACAGTCCCATGACGCCTTGCAAAGGAATGACACCCAGACTTTCTGCTATGGTTGCCCTGACGACAGCCATACTAAGTTGCAGCCGAGGGAGTTTATCCAGCAGTGACACTAGAAGCTTGCAGATGATGAAGTCAACAACAAACAGTGGGACGATGGTGGATGTTTTTTGCCAGCTGGCTGGACAGACGGGTGAAGGAGCGGCGCTGCATCCCTCGACTCTTCCTGAGGCCCTGAGAGGAATGTTTCAGTCAGCAATGAAGTGTACAAATGTCACCGGGAAGGCTCCTCTTCTCATCGGATCACCTTCAATGTGGCCCAGCTGTGAAGAGGGAAGACAGAAGCGACGTCAGAGGATGATAAAAGGTAGCTAGTTGTAGTCATGTTGGGTTTGAGTCTACAAAATAAGTTATCTagagcacatacacacaagtaaAACACCACTAAACACTAGGGCTGGGTTTTCCAATGATTTGCCATTGAAAGATTCAATATCGATTACTAAAATCCCACGTGAATCTCAGTGAATATGTGCACTAAAAATTATGTGTACACTTGTTACTTGTAATAAAAGGGTATAGTTGTGTAAAATGTCTATGTAGCAGAAATCAAGGTTATtacaacatacagaaaaaggTTCTCCTGAGTTAGTCTGCAATTATCGTAGATGAAAGCTGTATGTGTGGGAGAAATCAAATGTGTAATCtatagtttaaaaataaatctgagaACTGCTATATAAACTTAACATTTAAGTGCATTAGGAGATCATTGCCAATATCTATTACTACTAAACACCATCTAATGGATAACACATAGTGGACTATGAGAGGCTAAAACACAATTAACAtccaaataatatttaaaacgACATTCCCACATTATCATTTATTACCTTGGCCGATAATGAAGATAGTACTTATTATGTCcatttaagtcattttaaaCGTCTTCTatacctgaaaataaaaaagctagGACGTGTTTCTGCTCCAAAAAAACAAGGCTGAAAGTGAAACATGCCATTGAGgaaataaatacagaataaTAAGCAATTTTGTTACACAGTCTGTTATACAGtcttcacaacaaaacaaccttctgtcatttattttgacttctcttatgaaataaatgtatactcagaaatgaataatgaaaatgtGTAGCTTGAGTCATATAGTACAGTAACGTTTTCCAGCTAAGAGACCAACGAAGCACCACAGTGACACTCACTACAGCTGACTTCATCTCCTCTTCGTGCTGCCAGTCTACTGTGCTTTCATTCGCTATTTCAGAAACACAAAGAGTGATAACGCTGTTGAATaaaggacagagagggagcATGGCAGGGACCTCGGGGGACTTAGGGTCCAtgcagggacagagagagagagagagagcgagagactaAGTACGGTCATATCTGCAGAGGTTAGAGGAAAACAAGTTGCAGCTGGTCGCTCCTCACACAAGGGGCTCCACAGAGGAAGCAGCAGCAGGCggaaaaaaaggaggaggggggggataTCAGCCTGAATGAGGTCATGGCTTTTTGCTTTAGCCACCATGGTTACTGAGTGCAAGGACATCCATATGGTAAAACTGGGACCAGAGTGGGACAATAGCTAGACTGGGAGCACTTTGTGCTTTAATTTGACAACAAGTATTCAAAATGGAAAAGAGATACTGCATGAGAGATACTGACCCACCACTCCTGGTCCTCCTCTCCATCCACCACGATCACCTCGCCCTCAGAGAAGGTCAGCTCGTCTGGGTTGTCGGCAACACAGTTGTAGATGGCTTTCACTCGCTTCGGCCTCTGCTTCTGAGAGGCAgaacaaaagcacacaaacaagtTTGGGCGCAGGAGAGAGAAATGGTAGAGAAGATTG contains these protein-coding regions:
- the LOC116684690 gene encoding arf-GAP with SH3 domain, ANK repeat and PH domain-containing protein 2-like — encoded protein: RKCQDPPELHGSVSASSPHAEKAYPKQRPKRVKAIYNCVADNPDELTFSEGEVIVVDGEEDQEWWLGHIEGDPMRRGAFPVTFVHFIAD